A single region of the Nostoc sp. MS1 genome encodes:
- a CDS encoding restriction endonuclease: MNQLIIIVILALILVCLLLLGNKKSRYLPKIGHQRRITSSEAVLIKINKIIQQNHKPLPAVIAYLRKIDPLVFEELLLSSFQRQGYKIKRNQRYTGDGGIDGHVWVHGQMYLLQAKRYKNSIKAEHLEDFAQVIAKHQASGGFFIHTGTTLAKSKSVLQQHPEIKLLSGQKLVDFLRCL; encoded by the coding sequence ATGAATCAACTGATAATAATTGTCATACTAGCTCTGATTTTGGTTTGCTTGTTGCTACTTGGCAACAAAAAAAGTCGATATCTGCCAAAGATAGGGCATCAAAGACGGATCACTTCATCTGAAGCTGTATTAATAAAAATCAACAAAATCATTCAGCAAAACCACAAGCCACTACCTGCTGTGATAGCATATCTCCGCAAGATAGATCCGCTTGTTTTTGAAGAACTGCTTCTGTCTAGTTTTCAGCGTCAAGGGTACAAAATTAAACGTAACCAACGTTACACCGGGGATGGTGGGATAGATGGTCATGTTTGGGTGCATGGTCAAATGTATCTGTTGCAAGCCAAGCGTTACAAAAATTCTATTAAAGCTGAACATTTAGAGGATTTTGCTCAAGTTATTGCAAAGCACCAAGCCAGTGGAGGGTTCTTTATTCACACTGGCACGACTCTGGCTAAGTCTAAATCTGTTTTGCAGCAGCATCCAGAAATCAAGTTGCTGAGTG